From the Burkholderia cenocepacia genome, the window CGCCATTCGCACTGACCCCACCGCCTCCGACTCTTGCCGAGCTGACCATGCGTACTCCTTCCGTTTCCGACTGCCTGCCGCACGACCTCGCCCACGCGCTGCTGATCGGCCGCGTCTGGCGGCACGACGGCGCCCACGCGGGCCCGAGCGTCGTCGCCGTGCGCGGCGGCGAAGTGTTCGACATCACGCGCACCGTGCCGACCACCGCGGACCTGTTCGACCGGCCCGACGCAGTCGCGCTCGCGCGCACCGCTGCCGGCGAATCGCTCGGCCGCGTCGAGCCGCTGCTGCAGGCGGCGCTCGACGGCACGCCGGGCGCCACGCACCTGCTCGCGCCGTGCGACGTGCAGGCCGTCAAGGCGTGCGGCGTGACCTTTGCGGTCAGCCTGATCGAGCGCGTGATCGAGGAACAGGCCGGCGGCGATCCGGCGAAAGCGCGGGAGGTACGCGATACGATCGCCGCGACCATCGGCACCGACCTGTCGAAGATCGTGCCCGGCTCGGAAGCCGCGCTGCGCCTGAAGGCGGAACTCGAGCGCCGCGGCGCGTGGTCGCAATACATGGAAGTCGGCATCGGCCCGGATGCCGAGGTGTTTTCCAAGGCGCAGCCGATGTCCGCGGTCGGCTTTGGCGCGGACGTCGGGCTGTTGCCCGTGTCGGTGTGGAACAACCCGGAACCGGAGATCGTGCTGGCGGTCG encodes:
- a CDS encoding fumarylacetoacetate hydrolase family protein; translated protein: MRTPSVSDCLPHDLAHALLIGRVWRHDGAHAGPSVVAVRGGEVFDITRTVPTTADLFDRPDAVALARTAAGESLGRVEPLLQAALDGTPGATHLLAPCDVQAVKACGVTFAVSLIERVIEEQAGGDPAKAREVRDTIAATIGTDLSKIVPGSEAALRLKAELERRGAWSQYMEVGIGPDAEVFSKAQPMSAVGFGADVGLLPVSVWNNPEPEIVLAVASDGRPVGATLGNDVNLRDIEGRSALLLGKCKDNNGSCAIGPFVRLFDDGFTLDSVRECSVSLRVEGADDGFVLDGISHMREISRDPADLVAQTCGAHHQYPDGFMLFLGTMFSPIQDRDAPGGGFTHHLGDRVTISTPALGALVNTVRLCTEIAPWTFGVRALYANLAARGVLAG